Below is a genomic region from Puniceicoccaceae bacterium.
GCTTTGGGGGTTCTTCCGAATCTGCCCGCGAATGATAGCCCGACACTTGGCGTCGGCACGGTCGGTTACCGTGCAGGTGTGGATGATGCAAAGATCAGAACGTTCATCAGGTGCAACCACACGATAACCAGCCTTGCGCAGCCGATCCTGGATCATCAGGCTCTCTGCCTGATTCAATCGACAGCCCAGGGTTGCCACACTGGCGCTGCGACTGGAATGGGTTGCGGTCGGGCGGAATCGGCTGGAATCAGATGCTTTCATGAAACGAATTGCAGGTGGGCTAATGGGTTTCAGAAGTCGCACAACTTTTCATCTGGGCACTTGCATTTCAAGCACGAAACATGCAAGTTGCCAGCTATCTCCTGATCAGATGAACGCACGCACAACTGCGTAGCCCTACTTGGAAGTAACTAATATCGATGGATCTCAAGACGACGTTCCTCGGGATTGACCTCAAAAATCCCTTCATTGTTGGCTCCTCGCCACTCACCAATTCGCTGGACCGTGTGAAACGCATGGAAGATGCGGGAGCCGCAGCACTCGTGATGCACTCCCTCTTCGAAGAGCAGATCATTCACGAAGCGGATGTTGCCGGGTTTGGTGATGAGCGCCTGGGCAAACTATTGGGAGAGGATCAGCAGGTGTTTCCCCCTGCAAAAGATTTTCCGACCAGTTCTGAGGCGTATCTGAAACTGATTCAACGCATCAAAGACACCACGGATCTACCGGTTTTTGCCTCGCTGAATGGGGTGAGCGAAGGGGTGTGGATCGAGTATGCCCGACGGATCGAAGAAGCGGGCGCTGATGCGCTCGAACTCAATCTGTATTCCCTGCCGACCGATAATGATGACAGCAGCGATTTTGTGGAAAAGCGCCTTGTGGAAATTGTCGATGTCACACGCAATTCGGTTTCAATTCCAATCGCTGTAAAAATTTCCCCACACTACACATCGGTGTGCAACTTCGCACAGCGGCTGGAATACGCAGGGGCAAACGGTCTGGTGTTGTTCAATCAGCTCTTTCAGCCCGATATTGACTACAAGCGCAAACGCCTGATCTCCCGCCTGCACTATACTCAACCCGTTGAACTGCTGGAACGCCTGCGCTGGGTATCGATTCTTCACAATCGACTGAAGATGGATATTGCCGCATCTGGTGGCGTGCACTCGGGTGAAGATGCCTACAAAGCGGTGCTGTGTGGTGCGGATGTCGTGCAGGTCGTCTCTCCCTTGCTGCGCCATGGTGTCGCAGTGCTGCAGACAATGATCCAGGATTTTGAGAAGCTCTGTGAGGAGTCTGGAGAAAGCTCCCTGTGTGCCTTGCGCGGATCCCTGGGTGAGCTGCTCGAACCGGATCCCAGCTCGGTCGAACGTGCAAGCTACCTCCGCATCCTTCAGGGCTGGAAACCTGAACAGGATTGAGGGTCGCACAGTCTTTGGTATTGCATCCCACCGCATCCGGACGCGGAATACAACCGTCGCGACATGAGCAAACACGAATTTTCCATCATCTCCGTTCG
It encodes:
- a CDS encoding dihydroorotate dehydrogenase-like protein, translated to MDLKTTFLGIDLKNPFIVGSSPLTNSLDRVKRMEDAGAAALVMHSLFEEQIIHEADVAGFGDERLGKLLGEDQQVFPPAKDFPTSSEAYLKLIQRIKDTTDLPVFASLNGVSEGVWIEYARRIEEAGADALELNLYSLPTDNDDSSDFVEKRLVEIVDVTRNSVSIPIAVKISPHYTSVCNFAQRLEYAGANGLVLFNQLFQPDIDYKRKRLISRLHYTQPVELLERLRWVSILHNRLKMDIAASGGVHSGEDAYKAVLCGADVVQVVSPLLRHGVAVLQTMIQDFEKLCEESGESSLCALRGSLGELLEPDPSSVERASYLRILQGWKPEQD